A window of Pedobacter lusitanus contains these coding sequences:
- the aat gene encoding leucyl/phenylalanyl-tRNA--protein transferase, giving the protein MIFQLPEGELVFPDPALADDDGLLAIGGDLSKDRLILAYQNGIFPWFSEGDPVCWFAPPERCVIFPERIKVSKSMRKVIADGAFKVTMDQVFADVIVCCAETPRKDQDGTWITNDMQNAYINLHRHGWAHSVEVWYEGELAGGLYGLEINGVFVGESMFSKKSNASKTALIWLCQQNEYRLIDCQVPNNHLMSLGAEMISRADYTAILQFPQS; this is encoded by the coding sequence ATGATATTTCAGTTACCTGAAGGAGAATTGGTTTTCCCTGATCCGGCATTGGCAGACGATGATGGATTACTGGCTATTGGTGGAGATTTAAGTAAGGACAGGTTGATACTGGCCTATCAGAACGGGATATTTCCATGGTTTAGTGAAGGAGACCCGGTTTGCTGGTTTGCTCCTCCTGAACGCTGTGTAATCTTCCCGGAAAGAATTAAAGTGAGTAAAAGCATGCGTAAAGTAATTGCGGATGGTGCTTTTAAAGTGACAATGGATCAGGTTTTTGCGGATGTAATTGTTTGTTGTGCAGAAACACCAAGAAAAGATCAGGATGGTACCTGGATTACTAATGATATGCAGAATGCTTATATCAATCTGCACAGGCATGGCTGGGCACATAGTGTTGAAGTCTGGTATGAGGGGGAGCTTGCCGGAGGATTGTACGGCCTGGAAATTAACGGGGTATTTGTTGGAGAAAGTATGTTCAGTAAAAAAAGTAATGCATCTAAGACTGCGCTGATCTGGCTTTGTCAGCAAAACGAATACAGGCTGATTGATTGTCAGGTACCCAATAATCATTTGATGAGTTTAGGTGCCGAAATGATCTCCCGGGCAGATTATACTGCAATCCTGCAGTTTCCGCAAAGCTGA
- a CDS encoding DEAD/DEAH box helicase encodes MLRVDSSKPCKIVYSLCKHEYLGYLIEPHIVQLNPQGDFSLTYQRLFSHTAKEFTKHLTESDLKIIKMLDETEQDHVIKKYHKKAIRPFEFFSKFYDDKFYESVRPKIEKKLAEVLEILKIKDELYLMDKDGWPAERKIELATEPATILFHFRRNEVETRYFPTIKYQSLRIDFMFKEAQIVSNQPAWLLLNDVLYFFEQDIEGKKLFPFLNKRYITIPTAKEETYFEKFVAPLIEKYHVYAEGFEIQTEKHEPSAILKVIYIEGGISQLQLYFKYGEHVFALGNEKKVTVHVEKKDSNYIFTRVKRDTAWEKHKYTELIKLGLKKTSAIFYNLELNTNTETEDKSYGVLNWVNEHIEQLEAKGYSIEQSTGQKKFLFASSKIDFEIKEDNDWFDINAIVYFGIHPIPFISLKQHILHKKREFLLPDGTIAIIPEKWFSQYGSLFSLSDGGKMLKLKKHHIGLINDLAGDGIANVTLQRKLQKLNDFENIEDVQMPAHFKGELRSYQKAGYNWFSFLREYNFGGCLADDMGLGKTIQTLAMLQKLKEEDELNNTHSTSLIIMPTSLIYNWLAEAKKFTPKLKILAHTGSARNKDVSHFIKYDIVITTYGITRVDVNEIHNFYFNYIILDESQNIKNPSSKSFKAVKQLKSRHRLILSGTPVENSVADLWTQLTFLNPGLLGTQAFFNEEYVQAIEKKKDEDKAKKLQAIIKPFVLRRTKEQVAEELPAKTEQIIYCDMSEDQASYYEKTKSAYRNDLLSSMDDGTYAKKQVQLLQGLTALRQLANHPLMIDEHYLSDSGKFENVVHTLDNVLKGGHKVLIFSQFVKHLGIFRNHFEKELIPFAYLDGSTKNRGEIVAEFQENQDLKVFLISIKAGGVGLNLTQADYVFILDPWWNPAVEQQAIDRSHRIGQEKKVFIYKFIAKDTVEEKILALQNRKKRLASSLITTEESFFKSLSKEDIREILK; translated from the coding sequence ATGTTACGCGTAGATAGTTCTAAACCCTGCAAAATCGTATATTCATTGTGCAAGCATGAGTATTTAGGCTATTTAATTGAACCACATATTGTTCAGCTTAATCCTCAGGGAGATTTTTCTTTAACTTATCAGCGCTTATTTAGTCATACAGCTAAAGAATTCACCAAACATCTTACAGAATCTGATCTTAAAATCATTAAGATGCTGGACGAAACAGAACAAGATCACGTAATTAAGAAATATCATAAAAAAGCGATCAGGCCTTTTGAGTTTTTCAGTAAATTTTACGACGATAAATTCTACGAAAGTGTACGCCCTAAAATTGAAAAAAAACTTGCCGAAGTACTTGAAATCCTTAAAATCAAGGATGAATTGTATCTGATGGATAAAGACGGGTGGCCGGCTGAGCGTAAAATAGAACTCGCTACAGAACCTGCTACCATATTATTTCATTTCAGAAGGAATGAGGTCGAGACACGATATTTTCCAACAATCAAATATCAGTCCCTTCGTATTGATTTCATGTTTAAAGAAGCCCAGATTGTTAGTAATCAACCCGCATGGTTGTTATTGAATGATGTACTTTATTTCTTTGAGCAGGATATAGAAGGGAAAAAGCTGTTTCCATTTCTTAACAAGCGATATATCACAATTCCTACAGCTAAAGAAGAAACTTACTTTGAAAAATTTGTTGCTCCTTTAATAGAGAAATATCATGTATATGCAGAAGGATTTGAGATCCAGACAGAAAAGCATGAGCCCAGTGCAATTCTTAAAGTAATTTATATCGAAGGCGGAATTTCCCAGCTTCAATTATATTTCAAATATGGTGAACATGTTTTTGCTTTAGGCAATGAGAAGAAAGTAACGGTTCACGTAGAGAAAAAAGACAGCAATTATATATTTACCCGTGTTAAAAGAGACACTGCATGGGAGAAACATAAATATACTGAATTAATCAAACTCGGACTTAAAAAAACAAGTGCGATCTTTTATAACCTGGAGCTCAATACCAACACCGAAACCGAAGATAAATCTTATGGTGTACTGAATTGGGTTAACGAGCATATTGAACAGCTGGAGGCTAAAGGATATAGCATCGAACAATCAACCGGTCAGAAAAAGTTCTTATTTGCTTCCAGTAAAATTGATTTTGAAATCAAGGAAGACAATGACTGGTTTGATATCAATGCCATAGTATATTTCGGGATACACCCGATACCTTTTATCTCTTTAAAACAACACATACTGCATAAAAAAAGAGAATTCCTGCTCCCTGATGGTACTATAGCAATCATTCCGGAAAAATGGTTCTCCCAGTACGGCAGTTTATTCAGCCTGTCTGACGGCGGAAAAATGCTGAAGCTGAAAAAACATCATATCGGTCTGATTAATGATCTTGCCGGTGACGGAATTGCTAATGTAACCCTACAGCGCAAGCTCCAGAAACTAAATGACTTCGAGAATATTGAAGACGTACAGATGCCTGCACATTTCAAAGGTGAACTGAGAAGTTATCAGAAAGCAGGTTATAACTGGTTCAGTTTTTTAAGAGAGTATAATTTTGGTGGCTGTTTAGCAGATGATATGGGTCTTGGTAAGACGATCCAAACCCTGGCTATGCTGCAGAAGCTGAAAGAAGAAGATGAGCTGAATAACACGCACAGCACGTCATTGATCATCATGCCCACATCACTGATTTACAACTGGCTGGCCGAAGCAAAGAAATTCACGCCCAAACTGAAAATCCTTGCTCATACCGGTAGTGCCAGGAATAAAGATGTGAGTCATTTTATTAAATACGACATTGTAATTACTACCTATGGTATCACCAGAGTAGATGTTAATGAAATACATAATTTTTATTTCAACTATATTATTCTGGACGAAAGCCAGAACATAAAAAATCCGTCCTCCAAATCTTTTAAGGCTGTCAAACAACTTAAATCAAGACACAGGTTAATTCTGAGTGGTACCCCGGTAGAAAACTCAGTAGCAGATTTATGGACGCAGCTTACCTTCCTTAATCCTGGGTTGCTGGGTACACAGGCCTTTTTCAATGAAGAGTACGTACAGGCTATTGAGAAGAAAAAAGATGAAGATAAGGCAAAAAAACTACAGGCCATTATCAAACCCTTTGTACTCAGACGTACCAAAGAGCAGGTTGCAGAAGAACTGCCGGCAAAAACCGAACAGATTATATACTGTGACATGAGCGAAGATCAGGCTTCCTATTATGAAAAAACAAAGTCTGCCTACAGAAATGATCTGCTCAGCAGTATGGATGACGGTACTTACGCAAAAAAACAGGTTCAGCTTCTGCAGGGTCTGACTGCATTGCGTCAGCTGGCAAATCATCCTTTGATGATTGATGAACACTATTTATCAGATTCAGGAAAATTTGAAAACGTGGTCCATACCCTTGACAACGTACTCAAAGGCGGTCATAAAGTGCTTATATTTTCACAATTTGTAAAACACCTGGGTATTTTCAGAAACCATTTTGAAAAAGAGCTAATTCCATTTGCCTATCTCGATGGTTCAACAAAAAACCGTGGCGAAATTGTGGCTGAGTTTCAGGAAAACCAGGATCTTAAAGTCTTTCTGATTTCAATAAAGGCCGGAGGCGTCGGGCTGAATCTTACTCAGGCGGATTATGTATTCATCTTAGATCCATGGTGGAATCCGGCAGTTGAACAACAAGCTATTGACAGATCACACCGTATCGGACAGGAGAAAAAAGTATTTATTTACAAGTTTATCGCTAAAGATACCGTTGAAGAAAAGATTCTTGCCTTGCAAAACCGCAAAAAACGTCTGGCAAGCTCTTTAATTACGACCGAAGAAAGCTTCTTCAAATCACTGAGTAAAGAAGATATCCGGGAAATTCTGAAATAA
- a CDS encoding GIN domain-containing protein, with product MKTSFKTLAVSAMTAIILSGTVFGSFASEKSVASAKVISFNDDIKRVVVMGNTKVSLVQSSTEFVSIDEGEREKVSIKQMGNTLTVSSSEETPVKVTIYVKDVYRIYASDNASVRTVGTFKQSYLQVILRDHAVAYIKAKTESMYTDLDGEAYLDLSGATDNHTIKNAGIGSLKTERFAASKTENLPVESRWAMNGAAVKKTNTSGVRK from the coding sequence ATGAAAACTTCATTCAAAACATTAGCAGTATCGGCAATGACTGCCATCATCTTGTCGGGCACAGTATTCGGTTCTTTTGCATCAGAAAAATCAGTTGCATCAGCGAAAGTAATCTCATTTAATGATGATATTAAAAGAGTAGTAGTAATGGGCAATACCAAAGTTTCTCTGGTACAGAGTAGCACTGAGTTTGTGTCAATTGATGAAGGCGAGAGAGAAAAAGTATCAATTAAACAGATGGGAAATACACTGACTGTGAGCTCATCTGAGGAAACACCTGTAAAGGTTACAATCTATGTGAAAGACGTGTACAGAATTTATGCTTCAGATAATGCATCTGTCAGAACAGTTGGTACTTTTAAACAGTCTTATCTTCAGGTGATTTTAAGAGATCATGCAGTGGCTTATATCAAAGCTAAAACAGAAAGTATGTATACTGATCTGGATGGAGAAGCTTATCTTGATCTTTCAGGTGCAACTGATAATCATACAATAAAAAATGCGGGGATAGGCAGTTTAAAAACGGAAAGATTTGCTGCTTCGAAAACAGAGAATTTACCGGTAGAGTCCAGGTGGGCAATGAATGGTGCGGCAGTTAAAAAAACTAATACCAGCGGGGTGAGAAAATAG
- the amaB gene encoding L-piperidine-6-carboxylate dehydrogenase, which translates to MQTNINSVLKNLGILDLNPAYSTGNTWGGKANSVTIDSYSPVDGKKIAAVRVADKEDYETVLTQAETALIFWRNQPAPKRGDIVRQLGDALRIHKEDLGTLVSYEMGKSLQEGLGEVQEMIDICDFAVGLSRQLYGLTMHSERPNHRMYEQWHPLGIVGIISAFNFPVAVWSWNAALALVCGNVCVWKPSSKTPLCAVACQHILARVLKQNEMPEGISSLLIGNATGDLINNDKRIPLVSFTGSTRIGRKVSAAVATRFGKSILELGGNNAIIISKDADLDMSIIGAVFGAVGTAGQRCTSTRRLIIHEDIYESFKNKLVKAYGQLRIGDPLDQHNHVGPLIDKDAVDMYNQAIGKGKTEGARFVVEGGTLTGDAYNSGCYVKPCVAEVENHYEIVQEETFAPILYLIKYKTLDQAIALQNSVPQGLSSAIMTLNLREAEQFLSCAGSDCGIANVNIGTSGAEIGGAFGGEKETGGGRESGSDAWKGYMRRQTNTINYAATLPLAQGIKFDL; encoded by the coding sequence ATGCAAACCAACATTAATTCAGTTCTAAAAAATTTAGGTATACTGGACCTGAATCCAGCTTACAGTACAGGAAACACATGGGGTGGGAAAGCAAATTCAGTAACTATTGACAGTTATTCACCGGTAGACGGCAAAAAAATTGCTGCAGTCCGGGTTGCAGACAAAGAGGATTATGAGACTGTATTAACACAGGCAGAAACCGCCTTAATTTTCTGGCGTAATCAGCCAGCTCCCAAACGTGGTGATATTGTACGCCAGCTGGGGGATGCATTACGTATACATAAAGAAGATCTGGGCACACTCGTATCCTATGAAATGGGTAAAAGCTTACAGGAAGGATTGGGTGAAGTACAGGAAATGATTGACATCTGTGATTTCGCAGTAGGTCTTTCCCGTCAGTTATATGGCTTAACCATGCATTCTGAGAGACCAAATCACCGGATGTATGAACAATGGCATCCGCTGGGCATTGTGGGAATAATTTCTGCATTTAACTTTCCGGTAGCAGTCTGGAGCTGGAATGCAGCTTTAGCACTGGTATGTGGTAATGTATGTGTGTGGAAGCCCTCTTCTAAGACACCATTATGCGCAGTTGCCTGTCAGCATATTCTGGCCCGGGTGCTTAAACAAAATGAGATGCCTGAAGGTATCAGCTCCCTGCTGATCGGTAATGCCACAGGAGATCTGATTAATAACGACAAAAGAATTCCACTCGTTTCCTTTACCGGTTCTACGCGTATAGGAAGAAAAGTTTCGGCAGCGGTGGCCACAAGGTTCGGAAAAAGTATTCTGGAATTAGGTGGAAACAATGCCATTATCATCTCAAAAGATGCAGATCTGGATATGTCAATTATCGGTGCTGTGTTTGGTGCGGTTGGTACTGCCGGTCAGCGTTGTACCTCAACCAGACGTTTAATTATCCATGAAGACATTTACGAATCCTTCAAAAACAAACTGGTAAAGGCATACGGACAGTTAAGAATAGGAGATCCATTAGATCAGCATAACCATGTTGGTCCGCTGATTGATAAAGACGCCGTGGATATGTACAACCAGGCAATCGGAAAAGGGAAAACTGAAGGAGCCAGATTTGTTGTTGAAGGCGGGACATTAACAGGAGACGCTTACAATTCCGGCTGTTATGTAAAGCCATGTGTAGCCGAGGTAGAAAACCATTATGAAATTGTACAGGAAGAAACTTTTGCCCCTATTTTATATCTGATTAAATATAAAACCCTTGACCAGGCAATTGCGCTGCAAAACAGCGTTCCGCAGGGTTTATCATCTGCAATCATGACTCTGAACCTGAGAGAAGCTGAACAGTTTCTTTCCTGCGCAGGATCAGACTGCGGTATTGCAAACGTAAACATTGGCACATCAGGTGCCGAAATCGGTGGCGCATTTGGTGGTGAAAAAGAAACCGGTGGCGGCAGAGAAAGCGGATCAGATGCCTGGAAAGGATATATGCGCAGACAGACCAATACGATCAATTACGCTGCTACATTACCATTGGCACAAGGCATTAAATTTGATTTATAG
- a CDS encoding tetratricopeptide repeat protein, whose protein sequence is MEEEFYFDFSDDAQRSVERYEEMIRNQDQYFFDAQAFENIIDYYIEKSDPIKALQVIEYALNQHPYAAVFLIKQAQLFFVTDQIDKAFFSLQKAEMLEASESEIYVLRGNIYNSLERYSEALDNFQIALTFAETTDEILLQIAYVYQNMLDYESAIKYIKQSLEQNMENKDGLYELAFCYDILDKQEESIQFYMEYIDNDPYSYAAWYNLANSYHKLDLFEKAIDAYDYAILIKDNFASAYYNKGNALVQLDRYAEAIEVYKQTWEYEKPNADTYCAIGECYEKLERMDEARAYYKKSVKMDSKLADAWFGIGVTLNFEERYFESLHFYKKAIELDDENPDFWFAMADAYYKLGQIEQSVDAYYKVLEYNPLDIEAWLDFSTVLYEQGRLLEASETISDGIKNNPDAAELYYRQVAYLFALGQHKEALVYLETALVTDPEKHYILFEYLPQLQDNNAIIEVINRYIK, encoded by the coding sequence ATGGAAGAGGAATTTTACTTTGATTTTAGTGATGATGCGCAACGTTCGGTAGAGCGTTATGAAGAGATGATAAGGAACCAGGATCAGTATTTTTTTGATGCCCAGGCCTTTGAAAACATCATTGACTACTATATAGAAAAAAGTGACCCCATAAAGGCACTGCAGGTAATAGAATACGCACTGAATCAGCATCCATATGCTGCCGTGTTTTTAATTAAGCAGGCACAGTTGTTTTTTGTCACCGATCAGATTGATAAGGCATTTTTCTCTTTGCAAAAAGCGGAGATGCTCGAAGCTTCTGAATCAGAAATCTATGTTCTTCGCGGAAATATATACAATAGCCTGGAGCGCTACAGCGAGGCATTGGATAATTTCCAGATCGCATTGACCTTTGCGGAAACAACAGACGAAATTTTGCTTCAGATTGCTTATGTTTATCAGAATATGCTGGATTACGAAAGTGCCATAAAGTATATTAAACAGAGTCTGGAACAGAATATGGAAAATAAAGACGGTTTGTATGAACTGGCTTTTTGTTATGATATTCTGGACAAACAGGAAGAAAGCATCCAGTTTTATATGGAATATATCGATAACGATCCCTATTCTTATGCTGCATGGTACAATCTGGCAAATTCCTATCACAAACTTGATCTGTTTGAGAAAGCGATTGATGCTTATGACTATGCAATTCTGATCAAAGATAATTTTGCTTCGGCTTATTATAATAAAGGCAATGCGCTGGTACAACTGGATCGCTATGCGGAGGCAATCGAGGTTTATAAACAAACCTGGGAATATGAAAAACCAAATGCGGATACTTATTGTGCCATTGGTGAATGTTATGAAAAGCTGGAACGTATGGATGAAGCACGTGCCTACTATAAAAAATCTGTAAAGATGGATAGTAAGCTGGCTGATGCCTGGTTTGGAATAGGAGTGACACTGAACTTTGAGGAACGCTATTTTGAATCGCTGCACTTCTATAAAAAAGCTATAGAGCTGGATGATGAAAACCCTGATTTCTGGTTTGCAATGGCTGATGCCTATTATAAACTCGGACAAATAGAGCAGTCAGTTGACGCTTATTATAAAGTGCTGGAATATAATCCACTTGATATAGAAGCCTGGCTGGATTTTTCTACGGTTTTATATGAACAGGGGAGACTACTTGAAGCCTCAGAAACTATTTCGGATGGAATTAAGAATAATCCTGATGCGGCAGAGCTTTACTACAGACAGGTTGCATACCTGTTTGCTCTGGGGCAACATAAAGAAGCTCTTGTTTACCTGGAGACAGCATTGGTGACAGATCCGGAGAAACATTATATCTTATTCGAATATCTCCCTCAGCTACAGGATAATAATGCAATCATTGAAGTTATTAACAGATATATCAAATAG
- a CDS encoding phosphosulfolactate synthase encodes MNYPLNNIPVRPVKPRQSGITMVMDKGLSLRQTEDFIDVAGIHSDIVKLGWATSFVTPKLKEKLEIYRSAGIPTYFGGTLFEAFVIRNQFEDYIRVLEQFGMEYAEVSDGSIEIEHDLKCEYINKLSKHVTVISEVGSKDATKIFAPYKWIKLMNAEIEAGSWKVIAEAREGGNVGIYRGSGEVREGLVDEILTQIPAETIIWEAPQKEQQVWFIKLIGSNVNLGNIAPAEVIPLETIRLGLRGDTFDYFLNLSK; translated from the coding sequence ATGAATTACCCATTGAATAATATCCCGGTACGTCCAGTAAAACCTCGCCAGAGCGGCATAACTATGGTGATGGACAAGGGCCTCAGTTTGAGACAGACAGAAGATTTTATTGATGTTGCTGGTATCCATTCCGACATCGTGAAATTAGGTTGGGCAACATCTTTTGTTACCCCTAAATTAAAAGAGAAATTAGAAATATACCGGAGTGCAGGTATTCCTACTTATTTTGGTGGTACTTTGTTCGAAGCGTTTGTCATCCGTAATCAGTTTGAAGATTATATCCGTGTACTGGAGCAATTCGGTATGGAATACGCAGAGGTGTCTGATGGATCTATCGAAATTGAACATGATCTGAAATGTGAATACATCAATAAGTTATCCAAACATGTAACGGTAATATCAGAAGTAGGATCTAAAGATGCTACAAAAATATTTGCACCATACAAATGGATTAAGCTGATGAATGCTGAAATTGAAGCCGGATCCTGGAAGGTAATTGCTGAGGCAAGAGAAGGTGGAAATGTAGGTATATACAGAGGATCAGGCGAAGTACGGGAAGGATTGGTAGACGAGATCTTAACGCAGATACCAGCAGAAACTATTATCTGGGAAGCTCCGCAAAAAGAACAGCAGGTTTGGTTTATCAAATTGATTGGCAGTAATGTGAATCTGGGTAATATTGCTCCTGCTGAAGTTATTCCTTTGGAAACTATACGTTTAGGGCTGAGAGGGGATACATTTGATTACTTCCTTAACTTAAGTAAATAA
- a CDS encoding shikimate dehydrogenase family protein, whose product MLQIHNMRTFGLIGYPLSHSFSKKFFTEKFEKEGIAEHKYELFPIENIAAVISLIAADNSLSGLNVTIPHKVGVMPYLNELDAAAEKIGAVNCISIKHKDGQSILKGYNTDAFGFQESLKPFLKAHHTHALILGDGGAAKAVKYVLDQLNISYLSVVRTAAPDAILYADLTQELIDKHQVIINTTPLGTFPNVEAAPDIPYHWLKPQHLAYDLVYNPEETEFLKRARAQGAAVKNGYEMLELQAERSWVIWNA is encoded by the coding sequence ATGCTGCAGATACATAATATGAGAACATTCGGACTAATTGGTTATCCGCTGTCACATTCTTTTTCAAAGAAATTCTTCACTGAGAAGTTTGAGAAGGAAGGAATTGCAGAACATAAATATGAACTCTTCCCAATTGAAAATATAGCTGCCGTAATCTCTTTGATTGCGGCAGATAATTCTTTAAGCGGGCTGAATGTAACGATCCCTCATAAAGTTGGTGTAATGCCTTATCTGAATGAGCTTGATGCTGCTGCTGAAAAGATCGGGGCAGTGAATTGTATCTCCATTAAACATAAGGATGGACAATCGATACTCAAGGGGTATAATACTGATGCGTTTGGGTTTCAGGAATCACTTAAGCCCTTTCTAAAAGCACATCATACGCATGCACTGATACTAGGTGACGGAGGTGCTGCCAAAGCAGTGAAATATGTGCTGGATCAATTAAATATCTCCTATCTTTCAGTAGTCCGGACAGCCGCTCCTGACGCAATTTTATATGCTGATCTGACTCAGGAACTTATTGATAAACACCAGGTAATCATTAATACAACGCCTTTAGGTACTTTTCCAAATGTTGAGGCTGCGCCGGACATACCTTATCATTGGCTTAAGCCACAGCACCTGGCATATGATCTGGTTTATAACCCGGAAGAGACTGAGTTCCTGAAACGTGCCAGAGCACAGGGCGCTGCGGTTAAAAACGGATACGAAATGTTAGAACTCCAGGCTGAACGGTCATGGGTTATCTGGAATGCTTAG
- the gldD gene encoding gliding motility lipoprotein GldD produces the protein MKQYLLYSIFFLLCCSAACTSNESYIPKPRGYFQINFPKKEYLTYDNGCPFSFDYPKYAKIEGDKERGAGTCWNNLHFPQFNARIHLTYYNISSKSEYEGLVEDARTLAFKHTVKANAIDQRLINFPDKKVYGVYYAIEGNTASSVQFFLTDSAKHYFRGALYFNERPQYDSVAPVVTFIKKDIDRMINTFRWKN, from the coding sequence ATGAAACAATATCTGTTGTATAGTATCTTTTTCCTTTTATGCTGTAGTGCGGCCTGTACCAGCAATGAAAGCTATATACCGAAGCCAAGAGGTTATTTTCAGATTAACTTCCCGAAAAAGGAATACCTGACTTATGATAACGGATGTCCCTTTTCATTCGACTATCCCAAATACGCAAAAATAGAGGGAGATAAAGAGCGGGGCGCCGGTACATGCTGGAATAATCTTCATTTTCCGCAGTTTAATGCGCGTATTCACCTTACTTATTACAATATTTCTTCAAAAAGCGAATATGAAGGTCTGGTTGAAGATGCCCGAACACTGGCTTTTAAGCATACGGTCAAAGCCAATGCAATTGATCAGAGACTGATCAATTTTCCTGATAAAAAAGTTTATGGTGTGTATTATGCCATTGAAGGAAATACGGCCTCATCTGTACAGTTCTTTCTGACAGATAGTGCTAAACATTATTTTAGGGGAGCTTTATATTTTAATGAGCGCCCGCAATATGACTCTGTTGCACCCGTTGTGACTTTTATAAAGAAGGATATAGATCGTATGATCAATACTTTCAGATGGAAAAACTAA
- a CDS encoding MBL fold metallo-hydrolase, with protein sequence MITLKQFTFNPYNENTYVLYDETGECVIIDPGMYDGAEQNILAGWIRETKLNPVLLLNTHCHLDHVFGNKFVFDTWGLKPQFHKGELYILQAVPGYAPQMGLNYELSPEPEVFLEETGTVTFGNSELELIFAPGHSPAHLCFYAKEDKFLVGGDVLFYSSIGRTDLPGGNHQQLIDNIREKLFILPDNVEVFPGHGHLTTIGYEKRNNPFLK encoded by the coding sequence ATGATTACTCTTAAACAATTTACCTTCAATCCGTATAATGAAAATACTTATGTTTTATATGATGAAACAGGAGAATGTGTAATTATTGACCCTGGTATGTATGATGGTGCGGAACAGAATATACTGGCAGGCTGGATCAGGGAAACTAAGCTGAACCCTGTATTGCTGTTAAATACACATTGTCACCTGGACCATGTTTTTGGTAATAAATTTGTTTTTGATACCTGGGGACTAAAACCGCAATTCCATAAAGGAGAATTGTATATTCTTCAGGCAGTTCCGGGCTATGCGCCACAAATGGGATTGAATTATGAGCTCTCGCCTGAACCTGAAGTTTTCCTGGAAGAAACAGGAACTGTAACTTTTGGAAACAGTGAGCTGGAATTGATTTTTGCTCCCGGACACTCTCCTGCACATTTGTGCTTTTATGCAAAAGAGGATAAGTTTCTTGTGGGTGGTGATGTGTTATTTTACTCTTCTATTGGCCGGACAGACTTACCTGGCGGCAATCATCAGCAGCTGATTGACAATATCAGAGAGAAGCTTTTCATACTGCCTGATAATGTAGAGGTTTTTCCGGGACACGGTCATCTGACTACTATCGGATACGAAAAACGAAACAATCCTTTTTTAAAATAA